The genomic window TTTCGGCGCGGCCGCACGGGCTACCTTCAAAAACTTCCGCGCATTCTGCTCCGTCTTCTTCGGGCTGAAGATGGCCGAGCCAGCCACCAGCATATCCGCTCCTGCGTCGACCACGCGGGCCACCGTATCGAGAGCAACGCCGCCATCCACCTCGATGCGGAAACCTAATCCCATCTCCTTGCGCACCGCGGCCAGATACGCAATCTTTTCGAGCGCCAGCGGCAGAAACTTCTGCCCACCAAACCCCGGATTCACGCTCATCACCAGCACATAGTGCACCATCGGCAGCACTTCGATCAACGTATCCACAGGCGTCGCCGGATTGATCACGACTCCCGGCTTCATCCCATGCTGTTCAATCAGTTGCAGCGTCCGATGCAGATGCCGGCAAACCTCCTGCTGCACGCTCACCATGTTCGCCCCCGCCTCGGCAAAGGCCGGAATGAACGCATCCGGATTCTCGACCATCAGATGGCAGTCCAGCGGCAGCTTCGTCACCCGCCGCAACGACTGCACCATCGGCGGCCCAAACGTAATATTCGGCACGAAATGCCCATCCATCACATCCACATGGACGATGGTCCCGCCACCCCGCTCCGCCGCCGCCACTTCATCGGCCAGGTGCGCAAAGTCAGACGCCAATATCGAAAATGCCAGTTCAATCAAAAGGAATTCGCTCCTGCCAGCCAGTTTACCAGCGCCACCGCAATCTGCTTCTCCATCATGCTCCTCAACAAACCGGGTGCCCCATGTCCCGATTCTGGGACATGGGTTTCCACTCAACCCCCGAGACTCCTCTATTCGATCTTTTCTCTCTTCTCCGCCACCAGAACCACTCGCTCCACGCCTTCCCTGCCCTCATGCAGAATCTTCACCTTCGCCCCCTTGGCCGCCTCCCGCTGCGTCTCGGCCATCTTCTTCGGCTCGCCCAGCGCCGCTCTGGCCGCACCGCGCAGAATCCGCCGCACCGGCCACCCTCCATCCGCATTCGGCAAAAAAACCTCGCCCGTCCGCTGCTTCTCCGGCCTGTAATACCATCGCTTGAACAGCGAAAGATGATCGCTCAGCAGCGCCAGATCACTGGCCTTCCCCACCTTAGCCTCCAATGAAGCCAGCACCGCCGCAGCCCTCACCTCAGGCGAGTCCGCAGGCGCACCTGCCTCCCCCTCCAGCGGAACCGCCTGCAACATCAGCGGCTGTGCAAACAACGAGGAGCCGACGCTCGTCTGCTCCTTCACCACCCTTACCCCCAGCGTCGAAAGCCGCTCCGGCCCGGCAATGCATCCACCCTCCAGCAAAAACAGCGCCGCCTGCTCCGGTGTTTCCTTCTCCACCGCCGCAGCCTGCACGATCACTGCCCGCAGCTTCGGAACCGGCTGCACCATCTCATCCGCCAGCGCCGCAGCAGCCTTTACCTTCTGCCACTGAGTATGCAGCGCCGCCGCCTTCTCAAACTCCATCTCCGCCGAAGCCTGCTCCCGCTCCAACTCGATCGCCGCCAGCCTGCTCTCGCCGCGCGTGTCGAAGAACGCCTTCACCGCCTCAGCCTCAGCCGCATACTGCTCCGGCGTGCAGGCCTGCTTACACGGCTCCATGCACTTCTTCATCTCCCCGTACACGCACCCCGGATGCTCCGGATAAGGCTCCAGGTCCTCCCAGCACCGCCGCAGCTTAAACAGATCGAGCACCGCATCGCAGTACCGCTCCGCAGCCGCCCGCGAAGGAAACGGCCCATACATCTCCGCCAGCCCGCGCTTCGACAGTCGGTTCGTCGCATAGACCCGCGGATGCGCATTCTCCATCGTCAACCGCAAAAAATAAGGAGTATGCAGCTTCAGCCTGCGCCGCGCCTCGGCATATCCGAACAGCGCCACTGCCGCGTCATACAGCACCAGCGACGACTCAAAGTCAGAGCCGGTAACGCAATATTCAATCCGCGCCACTTTGTCCCGCAGATTGAGCCGCTTCGACTGCGACTCCGGCGGATCGAGCAGCCGCCTCATCCGCCGCCGCAGATCAGCCGTGCGCGTCAGATAAGGCTCATCGCCCTCGCGCGCGCCGCACAGCGCAAACACGCCCGGCAACGCAGGCACAGCCCGCAGAATTTCCTCTGCCCGCTCCGGCGCGAAGTCAACAACATGTTCGAAATGAAAACTCAATCCCACCCCCGGATTGTAGTTTCTTCAATCGGCCCCGCGCCGATTTCATTTCCTCGAGCGCACGGATAGAAAACAGCAAATCAGGGGAAGGTTTCTTTGTTTGTCATTCCCGAAGGGAATCTGCGTTTTGCCCGAATCACCAATACTACATATCTGGAGGAGAACCTCTCTAAGCCCCGGCGATCATCATCCCCTCAACCCGAATCGTAGGCGCCGCACTAGACCCGCGAAAGACAAGATCATTCCCAATCGCAACGATGTTCTTGTACATGTCCTTCAGATTTCCAGCGATGGTAATCTCTTCCACCGGATAAGCCAGCTCGCCATTCTCAATCCACATGCCGCTGGCTCCCTGCGAGTAATCACCCGTCACAAGGTTCACGCCGAAGCCCATCGTCTCCGTCACATAAAGCCCGCTCTTCACATCGCCAATCAGTTCTTGCGGCGTAAGTGTACCCGGCTCAAGATAAAAGTTCCCAGCACCAATCCCCGGATTTCCCGCCAGCCCACGCGAAGCATTCCCGGTCGACTTCATCCCCAGCTTCTTGGCAGTGTAGGTATTCAAAACATAGTTCTTCAGAATGCCGTTCTCCACCAGAACCGTTCGCCGCGTAGGCAGACCCTCGCCATCAAAAGGAGAAGTCCCAAACCCGCCGATACCATCAAAAATCATCGTGCCGTCATCGACGACAGTAATGTTCTCTCCCGCAACCTGCTGCCCAAGCTGATCGCAAAAGAAGCTGGCATTGCGATAGATCGAATCGCCATTGGCCCCCTCGAAGATGTTGCCGATAATCGACCGCGCAATCTCCGGCGAAAACACTACCGGGGCCTTCTGCGTCTTCACCTGCCGCGCTCCCAGCCGCGCCAGCGTCCGCCGCGCCGCCTCGTGGCCAATCTCCTCCGGCGACTCCAGCTTGCGCGTCGTCCGCGCAGCCGAGTACCAGTAATTACGCTGCATTCCGCCCTTCTCATCCACCGCAATCGGCATCGCAGAGAAGCCGCAATACGAGCGGCGATACTCACCTACAAAGCCACGCGAGTTGACCAGGATCTTATGTGAGGTCGCCGTATCGAAGTCGCCGCCGCCGGAATTCTGAATGCGCGTGTCGTAGCCCATCGCAGCAGCTTCTACTCGCCGCGCCGTCTCGATGCGATCCGCCGGAGGCATCTCGTTGACGTCCTCGAAGTAGAGGTGCTGATCTTCTTCGATCTTGCCAAACTCATGCGCCTCAGGCAGACCGGCAAACGGATCTTCGCTGGTAATCTTCGCCAGCGTAATCGCACCATCCACCAGCCGCTCAATCGACTCCGCCGAAAAATCCGACGAAGACGTGCTCGCCGTCCTCTGACCAACAAAGACGCGCAAGCCAATGGCCCGCGAGCCCGACTCCTTCAGCGTCTCAACCTGCCCGAGACGAACCAGCGCGGAAAACTCATCGCCTTCATAGACGACGGCCTCAGCATCGGTCGCGCCCGTCTTGAGCGCCTTGGCAAGAACATCCGAAGCAAGATTCTTCAGGTCGGAAGCAATTTGTTCAGCTTGCAATGGTCAGTTCCTCTTGAGTGCATCTTCAATCATTCTGCCAGAACAAAAACAGGTCATCTCAACCGGAGCGAGACCCCTGTATTTTGTTTAGTTCAACCACAAACACTTAGTGAACAGGCGATTGCGACGGACGCGCCTCACGGCCATCGGTGGCCTTGAGGAAATGCAGACCAGCCGCGCAGTATTCCGAGTCGCTCTTCAGCTTGTGCTCGACGTGTGGCGGTGGCGCATTCTCGACATTGCGGCGAAACACCTTGAGCGGACCACCGCAGCTCTTGCAGCGGAACTCCGTATCGTTATCGATGAGAGCATCGGCAATCATCTTCACCTTCCAGAACGGCTCGTAGCCACCGGTGGCTTTGACTCGCCGACGCTTCACTTCGCACTCATAAAACTTTTCGCGTTCGACTGCCATGATTCACCTCAATTGTTGCTTTGTGCGGTACGCATGGGTTCGATTCCATGGGATATAAAAATTAAAATCAAACTTTATCCGCCGGTACCGCCGACCGTCATGCGGTCGAGCTTCACGGTAGGCATACCTACGCCGACAGGAACGCTTTGGCCGTTCTTGCCGCAGGTACCGATGCCCTCATCGAGCGCAAGATCGTTCCCCACCATCGACACGTACTTCAGTGCCTCCGGTCCGTTGCCGATCAGCGTCGCGCCCTTCACCGGCTGCGTCACCTTGCCGTCTTCGATCAGGTAGGCCTCGCTGGCCGAGAAGACGAACTTGCCATTGGTGATGTCCACCTGGCCGCCGCCGAAGTTCACGGCATAAAGACCGCGCTTCACGCTCTTGATGATGTCCTCGGGCATGTCGTCGCCGTTGAGCATGTAGGTGTTGGTCATGCGTGGCATGGTGATGGCCTGATAGCTCTCGCGGCGTCCGCTGCCGGTGCTCGTCGTCCCCATCAGACGGGCGCTGAGCTTGTCGGTCAAATAGCCCTTGAGGATGCCGTTCTCGATCAGCACGTTCTCCTGTGTCGGCGTGCCTTCATCGTCCACATTCAACGACCCGCGCCGGTTGGGCATCGTGCCGTTGTCGACCACCGTCACCTTGCTGGACGCAACCTGCTGACCGATGAGACCGCTAAAGGCAGATGTGCCCTTGCGGTTGAAGTCGGCTTCGAGCCCATGCCCTACAGCCTCGTGCAACAGAACGCCGGGCCAGCCGGGACCGAGCACAACTTCCATCTCGCCAGCCGGAGCATCGACCGCTCCCAGTTGCAACATGGCGGTGCGAGCAGCCTCACGGGCATAAAACTCAGGGCTCTTTTTGCCCTCAAAGAAATCAAGAGCCACACGTCCGCCGCCGCCGCTGGTACCGCGCGCAGTGTTGGGGCCGTCTTTCGCAATAACAAAAACATTAAGCCGAGCCAACGGCTGCGTGTCGCTGGCAAAGGTGCCATCGGAGGCAGCTACAAGGATGCGGCGTAGCTCATCATTGAACCCGGCGCGAACCTGCACGATGCGCGAGTCATAGGCGCGAGCAGCCTTATCGGCGCGCTGGATGAGCTTGAGCTTTTCCGAGATCTCGGCGTCGGAGGTAGCTCCGGCAACAGGGTAAAGCGTCGGCGTCTCGGTATGCGTAAACCCATGAGCCAACTCCTTCGCCGGGCCGCTGGCGATCAAGGCTGCAGTGCGGGCGGCTTTGAGGAGGCGGTCGCTGGAGAGGTCGTCGGTATAGGCGAATCCGGTGCGCTCGCCGCTCAGAACGCGGATGCCGCAACCGACGCTGATGCCTTGGCTGGCGGACTTGACCAGCGACTCGTCGATTCCTAGAGAGGTCGACGTAACCGACTCAAAATAAAGGTCTGCATACTCTCCACCCGCAGAGAGCGCCTCCCCAAGACACCGTTCCATCAGGCGTTCGGAGATACCCAGCTTTTCGATGAAATAACGCTTGTGGTCTGCGGAGGGGGTTGTCATCTTATTTCATTGTAGGCTCCCGGGGGAAGGGCGGCAAACGACGGCAGTCAACATGTAACCAGTAAAATAGCACTGGAATGGTTACATTTGATTTAGTGTAACCGGTAAAACTCCGTTTAGGTGGTTTCATCGACCATGGGACGGGTCAGGCGAAGCTGCAGTGTTGAGGTCGATCGAGAGATCGGGAGCGCCCGGAGCGTGACAGTTGCCGTCTCGGCCGTAGCTCTGCGCACAGGCCTCAGTGAGGGATTTGCGCCGCGGAGACTGAGCATATTGCCACACCATGGCATCCGGAGTTCCGCTGGCAGCAAGCGGTAAAGCATTCAAAACACAGCCATTCGAAGGCGGACACCCGTCCTGCACCACCCACAGCGCTATCTCGTGGAGATGCTGTGCGGCGACGTGACTGCGGATGTCCTGCGCCGTGGTGATGGTGTGTCCATGTCCCTCGTTGACGAGCTGGCCGCTGCCATACACGCCAGGTCGATAGCCGGAGCGAGCTATAACCTCCGTCCATGCAAAGAGATAGTCTGCCTGCTCCGGCAGAAGTCGTCCACCTTCCTCCTGATCGAGAAAGATGATCGCGTTAAGTGGAAAATGTTCGCGCCGAGCGGCGGCGATGGCGGCGGCAGCGTCACTTTTGCCGAGTGCGGCGGGAGCGGTGCCGGACTTCTGTGCCTTCGTAATTTCGGTATCGAGCCGTCCGTTGAAGAGCACAAGAAATCCGAAGCCGTTGCGAAGGATGATGTCGCGTTTGCCCTGCCAGCTATTCTGCCGATCGCCGGGGGGAGTGTTGAGCCAATATCCCGTAAAGGAAAAGTGTTGCCGCAGAGCTGGGAGCGCCTGATCGCCGGGATAGTCGTTGAGATCGAAGCCTAGATATGCGTGTGCAGCGTCTGATTGCTGACGATTAGCAGATGAGGGCTGCTGAGCGCTGGCAAAGGCAGCGAGAGTGGAGAGGACGAGACCCGTGATCAGAAGACGCATGTAATAGATGAGACGTTGAAAAAGCCTTAACTGAAGATACGAGGCCATATGCTACCTTGCAATTCAATGAATCTTTGAGGAGCTTTGTATGTCCGAGCATGATCCGCACTATCCGATTGGAAGGTTTGAGAAGCCGGCAATCATTACACCGGACGACCGACTGCAAGCGATTTCGACGCTGGCGGAGACGCCGGAGATGTTACGCAACGCCGTTGATAGGTTGGATACAGCACAACTGAGCACGCCCTATCGCGAGGGAGGATGGACGGTGCGGCAGGTGGTACACCACATGGCGGACAGCCACATGAACGCATTTGTCCGCTTGCGGCTGGCGCTGACCGAAGACTGGCCGACGATCAAGCCCTATGACGAAAAAGCATGGGCAACGCTTCGCGACTATGCCGCCCCGATCGAGTGGTCGCTGGAGCTGGTGGAGAGCCTTCATGCGCGCTGGGTGATGTTGCTGCAATCGCTGAGCGAGGAGCAGTGGCAGCGCGGGTTTCTGCATCCCGAGAACGGACCGGTGACGCTGGATGTGATGACGCTAACGTATGCGTGGCACTCGATGCATCATGTGGCGCACATTACGCATCTGCGCGCAAAAGAAGAGTGGTAGCTGGCGGCATGAGATTGTCGCGCACGGCAGGGGCAGAGCCGGAGCAGACCGTGGAGCAGATTGCCGCGGCGCTGGAGGGGTTTCTTGCCGAACACCCGAAGGCAGTCGTGCTCGAAGACGGCAAGGTGCTCTTCGACATGCGCGAGGCGAAGTATTCGCTGGCCACGGAGCATGGACGATGCACGCTGCATCTTTGGGGCGAGGACCGCAACCTGGTTCGCCGAGTGAGCGGAACTGCGCTGCGGAACGGCGTACTGCGGCTGAGCACGCATCGCTTTGGACAGACGAAACCGCAGATGCTGGAGCTTGCCGCAGATAAAGACCGGCGCACGCCTTCGACGCGCGAGGCAACGCGGGTGAAGTATCTGCGCGTGCTGGAACGGGTGCTGCAGCGGAACTTCGACGACTGGAAACCGGATGGGTTTCGTACCGCGATGGACCTTGAAAAGAGCTTTGGGCCAGCGTATGCGCGGGGATCGCTGGTGCAAGGACAGAAGGCCTGGGCCGTCATCGCCGTGAATGAAGAAGAGACGCAGGCCACCGTCGATGGGATTTTGACGCTGGGAATTTTGTGGCTGCAACACTGTCGCGAATCGGGCGGCGGACGGAGGCTGTATCAGGGGCTGCGGGTGATTGTGCCGCGTGGCATGGCAACGCTGACGCTGTCGCGGCTGGCGTGGCTCAATTGCGATGCTGCGCTGTGGGAGTTGTGGGAGCTGGACCAGGCGAGCGAAGAGTTGGAGCAGCGCGATGCTGCCGACCATGGCAACCTGACGACTCGGTTGATGCATGCGCCAAATATGGAGGCCGCGCGGGAGCGGTTTGGCGAGTCGGCTGCGCGAGTGATGGCGCTGGTGCCGGAACCGATGCGCGAGGTGGTGGAGCAGAAGATTCGCAGCGGAACGGAGATGGCGTTTCTGCTGCATGGGTTGGAGTTTGCGCGGGTGCGGATGGGGTATGGGGGCAGCTCCTTCAACAGCACGCAGGAGATTACGTTTGGCGCGGGCGCGAATGAGACGGTGCTGACCGGCGAGAATGAAGCCGAGCTGCGGGAGCTGGTGTCGCGGCTGTTTGCGCGACGGGCTGCGAATGGCGACAGCCGCGATCCGCTGTACAGGATGCAGCCGGAGCGTTGGCTGGAGAGCGTTCTGCGGCGCGATGTCGAACCGCTGGATGCGCATTTGAATGCGGCGCATGTTTATACGCAGGTTCCGGCGTTCGCCGCGGCGGATCGCGGGATGCTCGATCTGCTGGGCGTGACCGATGATGGACGACTGGCGGTGATCGAGCTGAAGGCCGACGAAGATCTGCACCTTGCCTTGCAGGGGTTGGACTACTGGGTGCGAGTGCGATGGCATCATCTGCAGAATCCCGATCAAATGAGCGGGCTGGGCGAGTTTCAACGGCATGGATACTTTGGCGGGGTCAGGCTGTCGGCCGAGGCGCCGAAGCTCTATCTGGTGGCTCCGGCGTTGCGGGTGCATCCGGCGACGGAGGTGGTGCTGCGATATCTGTCGCCGCGAGTGGAGTGGTCTCTGGTTGCGCTGGATGAGCGATGGCGCGCAAAGGTGAAGGCGGTTTGGCGGAAGCGGAGTAGCGATTCTCGCCTGTAGCGCGAGCGCCCTTGCCAGAGGCTATAAAATAGAGTTGTACCTGGACAGATAGGAAACGACTCCGCAATGCCGCTCTACGAATACGAATGCACTGCCTGCCATCGCCGCACCGAGAAGATACAGAAATTCTCCGACCCCGAGATCACGATTTGCCCTTATTGCAGTGGGCCTCTTGAGCGCGTTATCTCCGCGCCTGCCGTCAGCTTCAAAGGCGGAGGCTGGTATGCGGACGGCTATGGCAACGCCAAGCCAAAGGCTTCCACCGAGAGTAAAAGTTCTGCGCCGAGTTCAGACTCGGGTTCGAACACTACTCCTGCACCAGCGGCTGCGGCGGCGCCCGCAGCTTCTGCTCCAGCACCTGCAGCCAGTTCGGATAAGAAATAACGAAAGCGCTACTCCTGCGGCAGCATATGAATCAGCTCCT from Granulicella sp. L56 includes these protein-coding regions:
- the rpe gene encoding ribulose-phosphate 3-epimerase, with the protein product MIELAFSILASDFAHLADEVAAAERGGGTIVHVDVMDGHFVPNITFGPPMVQSLRRVTKLPLDCHLMVENPDAFIPAFAEAGANMVSVQQEVCRHLHRTLQLIEQHGMKPGVVINPATPVDTLIEVLPMVHYVLVMSVNPGFGGQKFLPLALEKIAYLAAVRKEMGLGFRIEVDGGVALDTVARVVDAGADMLVAGSAIFSPKKTEQNARKFLKVARAAAPKQN
- a CDS encoding excinuclease ABC subunit C is translated as MGLSFHFEHVVDFAPERAEEILRAVPALPGVFALCGAREGDEPYLTRTADLRRRMRRLLDPPESQSKRLNLRDKVARIEYCVTGSDFESSLVLYDAAVALFGYAEARRRLKLHTPYFLRLTMENAHPRVYATNRLSKRGLAEMYGPFPSRAAAERYCDAVLDLFKLRRCWEDLEPYPEHPGCVYGEMKKCMEPCKQACTPEQYAAEAEAVKAFFDTRGESRLAAIELEREQASAEMEFEKAAALHTQWQKVKAAAALADEMVQPVPKLRAVIVQAAAVEKETPEQAALFLLEGGCIAGPERLSTLGVRVVKEQTSVGSSLFAQPLMLQAVPLEGEAGAPADSPEVRAAAVLASLEAKVGKASDLALLSDHLSLFKRWYYRPEKQRTGEVFLPNADGGWPVRRILRGAARAALGEPKKMAETQREAAKGAKVKILHEGREGVERVVLVAEKREKIE
- a CDS encoding TldD/PmbA family protein, with amino-acid sequence MQAEQIASDLKNLASDVLAKALKTGATDAEAVVYEGDEFSALVRLGQVETLKESGSRAIGLRVFVGQRTASTSSSDFSAESIERLVDGAITLAKITSEDPFAGLPEAHEFGKIEEDQHLYFEDVNEMPPADRIETARRVEAAAMGYDTRIQNSGGGDFDTATSHKILVNSRGFVGEYRRSYCGFSAMPIAVDEKGGMQRNYWYSAARTTRKLESPEEIGHEAARRTLARLGARQVKTQKAPVVFSPEIARSIIGNIFEGANGDSIYRNASFFCDQLGQQVAGENITVVDDGTMIFDGIGGFGTSPFDGEGLPTRRTVLVENGILKNYVLNTYTAKKLGMKSTGNASRGLAGNPGIGAGNFYLEPGTLTPQELIGDVKSGLYVTETMGFGVNLVTGDYSQGASGMWIENGELAYPVEEITIAGNLKDMYKNIVAIGNDLVFRGSSAAPTIRVEGMMIAGA
- the tldD gene encoding metalloprotease TldD, with protein sequence MTTPSADHKRYFIEKLGISERLMERCLGEALSAGGEYADLYFESVTSTSLGIDESLVKSASQGISVGCGIRVLSGERTGFAYTDDLSSDRLLKAARTAALIASGPAKELAHGFTHTETPTLYPVAGATSDAEISEKLKLIQRADKAARAYDSRIVQVRAGFNDELRRILVAASDGTFASDTQPLARLNVFVIAKDGPNTARGTSGGGGRVALDFFEGKKSPEFYAREAARTAMLQLGAVDAPAGEMEVVLGPGWPGVLLHEAVGHGLEADFNRKGTSAFSGLIGQQVASSKVTVVDNGTMPNRRGSLNVDDEGTPTQENVLIENGILKGYLTDKLSARLMGTTSTGSGRRESYQAITMPRMTNTYMLNGDDMPEDIIKSVKRGLYAVNFGGGQVDITNGKFVFSASEAYLIEDGKVTQPVKGATLIGNGPEALKYVSMVGNDLALDEGIGTCGKNGQSVPVGVGMPTVKLDRMTVGGTGG
- a CDS encoding glycoside hydrolase domain-containing protein; this translates as MRLLITGLVLSTLAAFASAQQPSSANRQQSDAAHAYLGFDLNDYPGDQALPALRQHFSFTGYWLNTPPGDRQNSWQGKRDIILRNGFGFLVLFNGRLDTEITKAQKSGTAPAALGKSDAAAAIAAARREHFPLNAIIFLDQEEGGRLLPEQADYLFAWTEVIARSGYRPGVYGSGQLVNEGHGHTITTAQDIRSHVAAQHLHEIALWVVQDGCPPSNGCVLNALPLAASGTPDAMVWQYAQSPRRKSLTEACAQSYGRDGNCHAPGAPDLSIDLNTAASPDPSHGR
- a CDS encoding YfiT family bacillithiol transferase, whose protein sequence is MSEHDPHYPIGRFEKPAIITPDDRLQAISTLAETPEMLRNAVDRLDTAQLSTPYREGGWTVRQVVHHMADSHMNAFVRLRLALTEDWPTIKPYDEKAWATLRDYAAPIEWSLELVESLHARWVMLLQSLSEEQWQRGFLHPENGPVTLDVMTLTYAWHSMHHVAHITHLRAKEEW
- a CDS encoding FmdB family zinc ribbon protein — translated: MPLYEYECTACHRRTEKIQKFSDPEITICPYCSGPLERVISAPAVSFKGGGWYADGYGNAKPKASTESKSSAPSSDSGSNTTPAPAAAAAPAASAPAPAASSDKK